The following proteins are co-located in the Tripterygium wilfordii isolate XIE 37 chromosome 2, ASM1340144v1, whole genome shotgun sequence genome:
- the LOC120005283 gene encoding uncharacterized protein LOC120005283 → MSTEANLRHRLTKKLKISVGNSRHSTGGIKKSPRRLDDDTSLKRGNGGKLNSKRSKVDVSSNFDRRKKTSYADQVIHEGILLHENAKSLSRKNLSSKKQNQVKFDGSGGSISDKSVRSMWVSNRLRKATSEIKRSSHRITDALESVEVSDGKGRTKANKVNKIAGFDSASLKKDTRIKSNSDKTLNQSQSNCAEVQPSPSVMRKARDKRGFADDDKEDLDVQPKKSKRVIRIDPNDISNKRLDDGILMNEGLKDKKRDSEKNAEMSKNAQFRAIKPSPSIQSFVEDNLLGRRRLIELRRAGYNVELSAPLDNIPFSTSSERERIEENIFRNKLTFFAAAKVSSSFPPLDLPEIAFAGRSNVGKSSLLNSLTRQWGVVRTSDKPGLTQSINFFNLGSKLCLVDLPGYGFAYAKEEVKDAWEELVKEYVSTRVGLKRVCLLIDTKWGMKPRDHELVDLMERSQTKYQIMLTKTDMVFPMDVARRAMQIEETLKANKSAVQPVMMVSSKSGAGIQCLRTVLGKIARFAKL, encoded by the exons ATGTCTACAGAGGCAAACTTAAGGCATAGGCTTACTAAAAAACTCAAGATTTCAGTTGGAAATTCTAGGCATTCTACGGGAGGAATTAAGAAATCTCCAAGGAGATTGGATGATGATACATCTTTGAAGAGAGGAAATGGTGGGAAGTTGAATTCGAAGCGAAGTAAGGTAGACGTCTCTTCGAACTTTGATAGgagaaagaagacaagttaTGCTGACCAAGTTATCCATGAGGGTATATTATTACATGAGAATGCAAAATCACTTAGCAGGAAGAATTTGTCTTCGAAAAAACAGAATCAGGTCAAATTTGATGGAAGTGGAGGGAGCATCAGTGACAAATCCGTTCGCTCAATGTGGGTTTCGAATAGGTTGAGAAAAGCTACTTCTGAGATCAAACGCTCTTCACATAGAATAACGGATGCTTTGGAAAGTGTGGAAGTATCTGACGGTAAAGGGAGGACCAAGGCAAACAAGGTGAATAAAATAGCTGGCTTTGATAGTGCTTCATTGAAGAAAGACACAAGAATAAAATCAAACTCAGATAAGACGTTGAATCAAAGTCAAAGCAACTGTGCTGAAGTACAACCTTCTCCCTCTGTCATGAGAAAAGCTCGGGATAAGAGGGGCTTTGCAGATGATGATAAGGAGGATCTAGATGTTCAGCCAAAGAAGAGCAAGCGGGTGATTCGGATAGATCCAAATGATATTTCAAATAAACGGCTCGATGATGGCATTCTTATGAATG AAGGTCTCAAAGATAAGAAAAGAGATTCAGAGAAAAATGCTGAAATGTCAAAGAATGCGCAATTTCGTGCAATAAAACCCAGTCCCTCAATCCAGTCTTTTGTGGAAGATAAT TTGTTAGGACGTAGACGCTTGATCGAGCTCAGAAGGGCTGGCTACAATGTCGAACTCTCTGCACCTTTAGATAATATTCCCTTCTCTACAAGCTCTGAGAGAGAGCGAATTGAGGAAAAT ATTTTTAGGAATAAGTTGACAttttttgctgctgcaaaggtATCGTCGTCATTCCCACCTCTTGATCTTCCAGAGATTGCCTTTGCAG GGAGGTCAAATGTTGGGAAGTCATCACTATTAAATTCACTCACCAGACAATGGGGTGTTGTACGGACTTCGGATAAGCCTGGCCTCACACAG AGTATTAATTTCTTTAATCTGGGATCAAAACTCTGCTTGGTTGATCTGCCTGGATATGGATTTGCTTATGCAAAAGAGGAAGTTAAGGATGCCTGGGAAGAGCTT GTGAAGGAGTATGTCTCGACAAGAGTTGGTCTAAAACGGGTATGCCTTCTTATTGATACAAAATGGGGTATGAAGCCAAGAGATCACGAACTTGTTGATCTGATGGAAAG ATCTCAGACTAAGTACCAGATTATGTTAACCAAGACGGACATGGTCTTCCCAATGGATGTGGCACGGCGTGCAATGCAAATTGAAGAG ACCCTCAAGGCTAACAAGTCTGCTGTTCAACCCGTG ATGATGGTCAGCTCAAAGTCTGGAGCAGGTATCCAATGTTTAAGAACAGTGCTGGGTAAGATAGCTCGGTTTGCCAAGCTCTGA